cggcggcggcaacGGGAACCATCTTGTTGAATTCTGCCTCTTCTCGTTCCTCCACCGCCATGGCGGTGGCAGTGGCAACgatcggcggcggcggcggcggcttAGGCTTCTTATGGCTAGCACGGTGGCCGCCGAGGGCTTGAAAAGAATTGAAACGCCGATTACATGTCTTGCACTCATAAACATAAAACTCTGTTTTTGTACGGTCGTGAAGCGCTTGCCTCTGCCGGCGATGGCCGTCTCCTTGAGCcaaaagaatcaaacaatTCGCCATATCCTCTTCCTCCTCAGTACTAATTTCACCGGAGACAGAGGAAGAAGCGGCGGGAAATTCCTCTCCGCCGCCTCCACCGCCgcaagaggaggaggaagtcACCTCAAAACCACCACAAACAAGACGCATACGCTTGTTCCGACGACCTTTAACAGCAACCACATGAATCTGATCATTAGATCCCATAAACTCATCTGGGGTTTCCATgaaatcaatcaaaatcaaaactttcgCAAGTTTTGAGTGAAAaaagtaagagagagagagagaagtgagGAGTGAGAGAGTAAGAAATgaagtaatatatatatatatatatattagtaacGAAGGGTTGAAAGCCGCCCACTCGTGAGACAAGAGAAGTGTAAGAGTggcatttttattattttttttcattttatttttattttgtaattaattaaataattaattaaaattattattatttcttgcTTGAAGTGGCAACCTTAATTTaggaagaaacaagaaaagctAGTTGGCTTGCTTCCAAGGGGTCTGTGTCCTTAATTTCTGCTTTCTCACGCCCTTTCTATGCGCCACCTcatcatttcttttaatttttatttttatttttaatttttaatttttaataaaaagaaaacgacaATATTTAAATCATGCCTATTTCACTCTActcttttaaagaaaaaaaaacccaccATTTAAAGtctcattaataattttcaatatatatatatacaaatattatttatttttttttaattactaatatcttaataaaatacataattgcaatcaaaccaataatttttttgctgacaaattaaaattaattgattaattaattaaatgaaacaatatttaatatcataaCCCTTTAATTAGATGGAAAAATAATAGAGAAGGTGGGTTTATTGTTTGTTGTAgtgaatttaataataaagaatgaCTTATAACCGGTTgggttattaatttttttgaaaaagacaTCTTTTTAGAGACAACCATAGTGGCTCGACTAGCTACAGTAAAATATGTTCTTACCTGCTGAGTAAGCCAGTCGATTGAGCTAGTGAAGAGAATGCTATGAGTTCACCGGAGTCACTATCCAGTCCTGAGCAATAAAGGGTTGGAAGTGAAGGTTATTCCAATCCCGAATTTTGTGTTGAGAAGTATGCTCTTCCGTCCACTAGACCGTTCAACAAAACCCACATAAGCCATGTCTTATTCTTCGCATTCGTACCTTTGTATTCGATATATGTCATGTTATgacaaaaaattatatgattataagaaatttaaccaaagtttatattaaaactttatgtttaaataaaataaataaccattATTAGAGGACCGCAACTTCAGATGGGGAATAAGTCATTTTCtttcgaaaggaaaaataattaattatatatatatattatatttcagTTATTGTTGGAGGGAAATGTCAAGTTGTTCATTGATCGGTTACAACTGTTCTCACGTCAATGTTTAGGGAGGCCATACTTTTGTCACTAAACCCATCCTTGCAACTACTCAcccacttctctctctctcttaatcaataacttttaaatatcCATTAAATTATGTTCGAACTGACGTtattagattaatttttttttttttactttcggTAGAGAAtgactaataaaaaaaatttactgtCTTATTTAAGTTCAACTACGTGTAAAGATggaagattaaaattttagtatcccgtaaaaaaaatatgtgttttaattaattgaattatgatTAGGTATATAGTTAATTGTATTAAGTAAAGGTAAGTATAAagttcactcttttactcaatttaaataaatgctACCCAAGGCCAAACTTTCTAATTCGGGGAGTTTTACAAATTtaggttttttaaatttatgaacgaaatgtcattttaaattatatataatggtaataaaaatgaatggaAACGATACTACTATGTGTATAATATACCTTGggttttattaaattgatgACTATACCTTAGTGATAATTGACATGTACTCATTTTCTTGAGACGCGAGATTCAAATCTTCGTACCCATTTAGCTACATCTAAAAAAGTGCGTGATTACATCAATTTAATCCTGAAATATGAAACAAAGATGtaaacagctcaaacccacctctagcagatactgtccactttgactcgttacgtatggtcatcaatctcacgattttaaaacgcgtctactagggagaggttttcacacccttataagaaatgttgtgtttcctctccaatcaacatgggatctcacaaaagaggcccaacgtcctcgatGACATACCACCtgatgtctaactctgatatcatttataatagtccaaacccaccactattaaaatttctccgctttgacccattacgtatcgttgtcaatctcacgattttaaaacgtgtctattagaaAGAGGTTTCGTTCTACTCTCTAATATAGAAGAGCTTAAAACTCTGTattagagagggaaatgaaaagGTGGAAGGTGGGTGTGTAAGTTCTACCTTATTTTTGAAGCATACCCAATTTTGTAGCAAAGTCATACCCAATTTTGTAATCATGAACCCACATATTCACTTAACCAATCCAATAATGTAATCTTCTCATCACTAAGTGTgagtatatataaataaaaatgcatTATCTTATCTTATAAAATACCCAACGAACGAGAGCATTGTGCAACCCACTTTCTCTCCTTCTAACGAGatgtgttaggaatcacgactctccacaatggtataatattgttcactttgagcataagctctcatggctttgttttgggcttcccaaaaggcctcgtaccaatagagataaaAACTACTCATTTTCAAAACTTCACTAAACCCAAACTAACCCTCTTTTAGGTTACGTCTCCATTTGGGATCTTGCTGGTTCAGTTCTAGAACAATCTCAATAGATACAATAGAGAGCCGGAGACGAATAGATGATTGCAGGATAAAGACTGAACTATTGACATTTGGAATGGCTAATTAGTGTCTTGTCTGCtgaactatgctcaaattggCCGTTTATGCTAATTAGTGtcttgtaaatattttaattttttatatttgatcttTGAGCTcgactttatattatatacttatttatataaattattaatggtttttgttgttatttttattattataaatgaagtttgatgataTTTCGTGCAAGAAAATGACTGAAAGCCAAACGGAAGCCTAAACTTAGGTCTTTGGTTGTCATTCAGTTCGTGAATCAAACTCCACGTCTCCTCCTGAACTGCAACTTCAACCACATGTTATCATGAACTAACCATTTCACTAAAACACTCAATTTGGTGTTCATTGAAAATGGTGATGGTTGTTTTCTACACGACACGAAATACGTACACAATCAGATGAACCAAAATATCAATCATGTAATATAAATgtcaatgactaagtttatgTGTAATTCGgcgtagtttaggttgcatgtttagaatcattcaaatttgatgCGATCGattttgcttgtggagtgattcgaatctcaaacaaatgttCTTATCTtcagatatttgatcaataaagtcaaaacaaaattatgtcGGTATGTCGACATTTGGTTCGATGGTTTGATATGTTGATGAAGGGACATGAGTGGTTGCCTCATCctaaattattatgattttgtttttcttgcaATGTAATTGGGAATTTAGGTTGTTTGGTAGCTTAGGTTATGGTTTTGTTTGGCTTTTCCAACAAGAATGACATGGCATTCAAAATTGTCTTCCACGTGTCTCATCCACAATAGTGGATTGCTACCTTCACATGTTGGAGCCAAGTACATCGAACCcacatgaaattgaaatgcAAGTGGATCCATGAACCAAGGTGAAAGGAAGATTGTCAATATCATATCTCTCACTAGGTCTTCAAAGTCGACAAATCTTAGATCATACGGTAGGACCGACACCCTGATACTATCTGTAACAGTTCAAAGTCGTGCTAGTAGatagaaatgttttgtttccatctgcgatcgatgtgagatctcacaatttattCCTCCTGGAGGCCCAACTTCCTTGATGACACACTGTTTGGTGTCTGactcgatgtgggatctcacaatccaccctctctTGGAAGTCCATTGTCCTCGCTATCATACCATtcggtgtctaactctgataccatctgtaacagctcaaacccaccgctatattgtcccctttagctcgttacgtatcgacgttagcctcatggtttttgaacgcgtctactagggagaggtttccacacccttataagaaatgtttcgtttctctctccaaccgatgtaacGATTTTtagataggtttccacacctttataaataatgtttcgtttctctctccaacagatgtAACGATTTTGTGAGGCACTCGAGCTAGGCAATCGATTAACATTTTGTTATCCATTAACTAAGCTGATGCATAACTTGATTTACCCCTTTCCACGTTACTAGCttcaattaaaagaagaatgtCATGCCAGCTTATCCGAACAATAGCCAGTGCATAGGCTTTTAGATCACGCCTCTACCTACACGAAGGATCTGTTGATTGAAATAAGTTGTTCAGTTTATAACAAACTTGTACAAGAAAACCCTATGGTTTGTATCGTTGCCTACTCCTCGCTTCTTAAAAGTGAAGGCTATGACACCTAATGCCCCTGTTATTTTATTGCGATATGGTTTGTTACCTACTCCTCGCTTCTTAAAAGTGAAGGCTAttcccacaaaccaacacagGTCCTCTagtttgtcctcactcacatgcatttcAGGAAAATTCCAAAGAGGTTATCCAAAATAGAATTGGAGGGCAACTTGACAATGACATGGTTCATAACCTACTCCTCGCTGCTTCGAAGTAACGGTTATCCTCAGACCAACACAAGTCTTTCCATAAATGTTTTATCCCCACACAGAATTGATCGAAATAAAGCAGGTTTAACTATGAAGTTCCTGTGATTGagctactaaaaaaaaatgtacccGGTAGTCTCAAATGTCTATTTTGATCCTTGAAATTACTATTTGGTCCCTGGGAAAGGTCTTTTTTGCTGCAGCGAGGAGGCGGGAAAAAGTtcatgaatgaactgaaaaATGCTCTCTAGATGAATTGGTGAAGTTCATGAATGAGAGAAGTTAACCACTGGAACAGTTTTCAGTTGCATCGGAAGCacaatttttctctcattcaTGGACTTACCTAATTCATCCTCTGACCAAGAAATTCTCCGGCCGCCACCATTATCAACACTCACTTCCTCTTCAGCCTCGCAAACGCCGCCGCTCCCTCCTCATTCTGCCTCACCGGATCCCCCTACTTCCTTTTCTCCTTCATCGCCGTCGCAGCCGCAATCCGTTCCTTGCCTTTCCAACAATGTCGTCGTCGTCGGTTTCATTGGTAGGAGACCTAATAATTCGATTCAACTCATCAATCGGATTATTGATCACAACGTTTTTGGATCCGGTAAATTGGATACAAAATTGGTTGTCGCGAAAGAGGAAGTTGAACAATGGTTCAAGCGGCGACGAATTAGTTACTATCACGAGGAGGAAAGGGGGATTCTGTTTTTGCAGTTTTCTTCCCACAGAGGCTCCGTGTTCGAGGCGAAAACCGATTATGATTCGGAGATTCAAGAACATGAGTTTGGTGATCTTCAGGGAATGCTTTTTATGTTCTCTGTAAGTGCTCGTcgatttctcatttcttttaatttcttttgtatcTGTTAATCTTCGGACGCATGCGTTCATCAATTAACTCAACCTGTATAATCTGTTGTGGAAAATTGGTTGTTCTCGTGATATCATCTCTCAACATTAGGTGAAATTGTCGTAGAttgttggttaatttagggaatacatctccattggtatgagacattttgaaTTAGTCCAAAGTAAAACCATGaaagtttatgtttaaaatggacaatatcataccatcgtggagagtcatgattcttaacatagtatcaaagtcatgctcTTTAACTTattcatgtcaatagaattctcaaatgtcgaacaaagaagttgtgagcctcgaaggtgtattcaaaagtgactcaagtgtcgaacaaagtacaagTACtttagagaaggagtcgagcctcaattacgGGAaggctgtttgagggctccatagacgTCAGGGAATGTGCTCTATAGTGTacatttataagtaaggaatacgaggtcttttggggaagtccaaagaaaagccacgagagcttatgctcaaagtggacaatattgtatcattgtggagagtcgtgattcttaaccGAAATCGATTACTAATGCAGGTTTGTCATATAATCATATATATTCAGGAGGGATCGTGGTTTGATACtaatgttttgaaaaaattaagaacattaCAGTCTGCTAAGTATGCATTGGTAAAATCACGACCTAAACCTCCATTGCCGTCTAGGCTGCGTTCTTCATCTGCTTCATATTCCTCATTGTTTCCTGGACGGTGTACACCAGTGATACtctttattttcattgatGACTTCTCAGATGGCCTCATTTCTAATTTCAGCAAGAAATTGCAGTCATCTCTTGAAGCACAAATTCGCTTTCTAATCAAGAATTTTTGGAGGCTTAATGGTTCTAGAGGTGGAAGGGCCTCAAGTTATGCATCTTTGTTTTCACTTGATGCATTAAAAGCTGTTGTTCTTGTGGACAGGATTGCAAATAGAACAGCTGAATCTCTAGAGTTTGCCATTAGCCTTATGGAAGATGTTTCAGATTCTCTTCTGCTTGAAAGCCATGGTGAAAGTGCTAGCGAAGAGGATTTAGTGTCTCTAAAGGAGTTTATTTCTCGGCAGGCTGACATTCTAAGGGGTGGAGCCTTTACTACTCATGATGAACTTCCAAGTATGGAGATTTGGTTATCTTCAAGCCAACGAATTCTCCAGGGGATTCTCTCTGCAAAATGTGGTTGCATAGATAAACTGGAAACCAGAAAACGAAAACCACGTCCTTGGTACGTTCCATCGGTATCGATCGAGAGAAATGCTTTAGGTATCGCCGTATCTAGGTTTTCAACTTCATGGTGTGAAAGAGTATTACCAGGTGCTAAGGAGGTTTATCTAAGAGATTTACCTGCATGCTACTTCAAATCACAGCATGAAGCCCACATGGAGAAGGCTGTGCTTGCTTTACATTCAATGGTTAAGGGGCCTGCGGTGCAACATTTTGCAGAAAGGTTGAAGGAAGAATGCAAATCCATTTGGACGTCAGGGAGGCAGCTATGTGATGCTGTTAGTCTGACTGGAAAACCATGTCTGCATCAGAGACATAGCTCGGAGGATCATTCAAGTGCATATGTTTTCCGACATGCTTGTGGTTGCGGCCGTTCACGGCGACTACGAACCGacccttttgattttgaatcggCGAATGTTACTTTCAATCGTTTTGCTGGCTGTGACAATTTTCTTGCAGTTGTCCAGTTACCAGGAGTAAGCATAAGAGGACATATTCAGTTATCATCATGGACTTTGATTCGAGTTGGTGGTGCAAAGTACTATGAAGCTTCAAAAGGTTTGCTTCAGAGTGGATTTTATCCTACT
The Cucurbita pepo subsp. pepo cultivar mu-cu-16 chromosome LG16, ASM280686v2, whole genome shotgun sequence genome window above contains:
- the LOC111777873 gene encoding uncharacterized protein LOC111777873 isoform X2, which translates into the protein MSSSSVSLVGDLIIRFNSSIGLLITTFLDPVNWIQNWLSRKRKLNNGSSGDELVTITRRKGGFCFCSFLPTEAPCSRRKPIMIRRFKNMSLVIFRECFLCSLKKLQSSLEAQIRFLIKNFWRLNGSRGGRASSYASLFSLDALKAVVLVDRIANRTAESLEFAISLMEDVSDSLLLESHGESASEEDLVSLKEFISRQADILRGGAFTTHDELPSMEIWLSSSQRILQGILSAKCGCIDKLETRKRKPRPWYVPSVSIERNALGIAVSRFSTSWCERVLPGAKEVYLRDLPACYFKSQHEAHMEKAVLALHSMVKGPAVQHFAERLKEECKSIWTSGRQLCDAVSLTGKPCLHQRHSSEDHSSAYVFRHACGCGRSRRLRTDPFDFESANVTFNRFAGCDNFLAVVQLPGVSIRGHIQLSSWTLIRVGGAKYYEASKGLLQSGFYPTQRFLSKWKISAQMRESPIDFSMNALMGTVSIGFEHECPHGHRFLLNPDHLKELGSSYAACNVTDPLKYGKRGRHGKARDSVNAANATIPSKSNCIRRMIANGIEDNGCGLFMLNRDLPIFMNCPHCKLSKNGKDPPNVKICGTISQLQRIFMVTPPFPIVLGIHPVIHFEELGLPHSVPGRQQKLQFTFGSQVVLPPESFLTLRLPFVYGVQLEDGSLHPLNPLQHQPEATAWIIGGTTLEILSKPGCLDQGSQT
- the LOC111777877 gene encoding zinc finger protein ZAT5-like, which encodes METPDEFMGSNDQIHVVAVKGRRNKRMRLVCGGFEVTSSSSCGGGGGGEEFPAASSSVSGEISTEEEEDMANCLILLAQGDGHRRQRQALHDRTKTEFYVYECKTCNRRFNSFQALGGHRASHKKPKPPPPPPIVATATAMAVEEREEAEFNKMVPVAAAASVVTNFQIQKGGKVHECSICGLEFNSGQALGGHMRRHRATAAVTTAQQQNHHNSSGEIKRRNILELDLNLPAPEEDLRETKFQFTATPQTIVFAAPTLVDCHY
- the LOC111777873 gene encoding protein smg8-like isoform X1, which produces MDLPNSSSDQEILRPPPLSTLTSSSASQTPPLPPHSASPDPPTSFSPSSPSQPQSVPCLSNNVVVVGFIGRRPNNSIQLINRIIDHNVFGSGKLDTKLVVAKEEVEQWFKRRRISYYHEEERGILFLQFSSHRGSVFEAKTDYDSEIQEHEFGDLQGMLFMFSVCHIIIYIQEGSWFDTNVLKKLRTLQSAKYALVKSRPKPPLPSRLRSSSASYSSLFPGRCTPVILFIFIDDFSDGLISNFSKKLQSSLEAQIRFLIKNFWRLNGSRGGRASSYASLFSLDALKAVVLVDRIANRTAESLEFAISLMEDVSDSLLLESHGESASEEDLVSLKEFISRQADILRGGAFTTHDELPSMEIWLSSSQRILQGILSAKCGCIDKLETRKRKPRPWYVPSVSIERNALGIAVSRFSTSWCERVLPGAKEVYLRDLPACYFKSQHEAHMEKAVLALHSMVKGPAVQHFAERLKEECKSIWTSGRQLCDAVSLTGKPCLHQRHSSEDHSSAYVFRHACGCGRSRRLRTDPFDFESANVTFNRFAGCDNFLAVVQLPGVSIRGHIQLSSWTLIRVGGAKYYEASKGLLQSGFYPTQRFLSKWKISAQMRESPIDFSMNALMGTVSIGFEHECPHGHRFLLNPDHLKELGSSYAACNVTDPLKYGKRGRHGKARDSVNAANATIPSKSNCIRRMIANGIEDNGCGLFMLNRDLPIFMNCPHCKLSKNGKDPPNVKICGTISQLQRIFMVTPPFPIVLGIHPVIHFEELGLPHSVPGRQQKLQFTFGSQVVLPPESFLTLRLPFVYGVQLEDGSLHPLNPLQHQPEATAWIIGGTTLEILSKPGCLDQGSQT
- the LOC111777873 gene encoding uncharacterized protein LOC111777873 isoform X3; translation: MSSSSVSLVGDLIIRFNSSIGLLITTFLDPVNWIQNWLSRKRKLNNGSSGDELVTITRRKGGFCFCSFLPTEAPCSRRKPIMIRRFKNMSLVIFRECFLCSLIANRTAESLEFAISLMEDVSDSLLLESHGESASEEDLVSLKEFISRQADILRGGAFTTHDELPSMEIWLSSSQRILQGILSAKCGCIDKLETRKRKPRPWYVPSVSIERNALGIAVSRFSTSWCERVLPGAKEVYLRDLPACYFKSQHEAHMEKAVLALHSMVKGPAVQHFAERLKEECKSIWTSGRQLCDAVSLTGKPCLHQRHSSEDHSSAYVFRHACGCGRSRRLRTDPFDFESANVTFNRFAGCDNFLAVVQLPGVSIRGHIQLSSWTLIRVGGAKYYEASKGLLQSGFYPTQRFLSKWKISAQMRESPIDFSMNALMGTVSIGFEHECPHGHRFLLNPDHLKELGSSYAACNVTDPLKYGKRGRHGKARDSVNAANATIPSKSNCIRRMIANGIEDNGCGLFMLNRDLPIFMNCPHCKLSKNGKDPPNVKICGTISQLQRIFMVTPPFPIVLGIHPVIHFEELGLPHSVPGRQQKLQFTFGSQVVLPPESFLTLRLPFVYGVQLEDGSLHPLNPLQHQPEATAWIIGGTTLEILSKPGCLDQGSQT